Proteins encoded in a region of the Planococcus citri chromosome 1, ihPlaCitr1.1, whole genome shotgun sequence genome:
- the LOC135846638 gene encoding uncharacterized protein LOC135846638, translating to MLRFINILLVLFLVHSTSFKDGVAQTIPDDSDATINKTLSLIRQADQIIQNSTTKDAILILGISGVGKTPFAKWMTQDNNKLMSVRKTNGSLKLYVMEDTDRSIGTNTLLSATVFPKLYTNASTKAVFYDFPGFVDTRGTKYNIATTYASKGVIYKTRRVKLIFLVNYDSVKSLADRTAFTNFLTYVCEFLTDINKFKDSIGIVVSKVPKYPDDAEASNEQVINSVADFIQTEVQSFLRNQSQTVSSYEEKAFYTKALSFTSIILTKINDEYTRIGLFRMPDQGGPYSNIPLVQNGKGRIEQMIRELEFTKIADNDFNYVLSAEAKSNLNNLTLKMNTNIYAVIRQIGQNIISLTSTKENNIYDVTKLHDELYETHAGLSKAQQSANNLSIEQCVELVDKSTVNLRNFPLNDIKSYTHFLSFLQSFNIDQITHRRFKGNCFEELTTAIDYLNESHKWYNFLLIIYDSLSHYDVQKNITTCKKALPSINVNEDDQTSIRSKLRSFFKECAKKDGEYALLENINLDGFKLNALDRVLNYTLQYSSDLSCDPKNPGKLVLKGRYVKFSDIVNSESKCSKPVEIMEVFAFNKVFVDASLNKTGAKFQLSIMAPIWDVRIEQKIILDGLPGSAHERTKALDGLYPSNNGTDGKPGLPGNSAASFLGIGEIFINAEQLTISANGGDGGPGQEGGDGGNGEDGITHSLELNLIRKLKEGKGTRETLQINEYRVYPQKNCTHGGNGGAGGEGGFGGQPGVFFMPLIRNEAIPNIIISNKSGNVGPGGAGGRAGNAGKPANITDVLFSTETKCVVGDCFSVAYYTVENSTNFMPCVKGIPGINGSIEPNTSNSETVSFSAFISTINDYKKYLREDMINYQIPVNEKRIEHFHDLLENNTHEYYNMSTLVNELYNLESQCIRLRNEIFVVNELHDSDQF from the coding sequence tTGCACAAACAATTCCTGACGACTCCGACGCAACAATCAATAAAACCCTGAGTCTCATTCGACAGGCagatcaaattattcaaaacagcACAACGAAAGACGCGATTTTAATTCTTGGTATCAGCGGAGTTGGAAAAACACCGTTCGCAAAATGGATGACGCAAGACAATAACAAACTAATGTCGGTACGAAAAACAAATGGAAGCCTCAAGCTGTATGTTATGGAAGATACTGATCGTTCTATCGGTACAAATACCCTCTTATCGGCGACGGTGTTCCCAAAATTATATACAAACGCGTCGACAAAGGCggttttttacgattttcccgGATTTGTAGACACCCGAGGTACGAAGTACAATATAGCAACGACTTACGCGTCCAAAGGAGTTATATATAAAACTCGACGAgttaaattaattttccttGTAAATTACGATAGTGTAAAATCGTTAGCTGATCGGACCGCTTTTACGAATTTCTTAACTTACGTATGCGAATTTCTTACCGATATAAACAAGTTCAAGGATAGTATTGGTATTGTGGTATCGAAAGTACCCAAATATCCCGACGACGCGGAAGCTTCCAACGAGCAAGTTATCAACAGCGTTGCTGATTTCATTCAAACAGAAGTGCAGTCTTTTCTGCGAAATCAATCGCAAACGGTTTCATCTTACGAGGAAAAAGCCTTCTACACGAAAGCGTTGTCGTTCACATCTATAATTCTGACTAAAATCAACGACGAATATACGAGAATAGGACTTTTTAGAATGCCCGATCAAGGCGGACCTTACAGTAATATTCCTTTGGTACAAAATGGAAAAGGCCGAATCGAACAAATGATACGCGAACTCGAGTTTACCAAAATCGCCGACAACGATTTCAACTACGTGCTATCTGCTGAAGCGAAGAGTAATCTCAATAACCTTACGCTGAAAATGAATACCAACATATACGCTGTTATTCGCCAAATCGGACAAAATATTATATCGCTGACTTCTACGAAGGAAAACAACATTTACGATGTGACAAAGTTACACGACGAATTATACGAAACGCACGCGGGACTTTCGAAGGCGCAGCAATCGGCGAATAATTTGAGTATCGAACAATGCGTAGAACTGGTCGACAAAAGCACCGTCAATTTACGTAATTTTCCTCTAAACGATATCAAGTCTTACACGCATTTCTTATCGTTTTTACAGAGTTTCAATATCGATCAAATTACTCATCGTCGCTTTAAAGGCAATTGTTTCGAAGAGCTGACAACCGCCATCGACTATCTGAATGAGTCTCATAAATGGTACAATTTCCTGTTGATTATTTACGATAGTTTGTCGCATTACGACGTGCAGAAAAATATCACGACGTGTAAAAAAGCTCTTCCGAGTATAAATGTAAACGAAGATGATCAGACATCAATACGTAGTAAATTACGGTCGTTTTTTAAAGAATGTGCGAAAAAAGATGGCGAATACGCTCTTTTAGAAAATATAAATCTCGATGGTTTCAAGTTGAATGCCTTGGATAGAGTATTGAATTACACGTTACAGTATTCGTCGGACTTGTCGTGTGATCCTAAGAACCCTGGAAAGTTGGTGCTGAAAGGGCGATATGTGAAATTCAGCGATATCGTTAATTCGGAATCGAAATGCTCGAAACCGGTTGAAATTATGGAGGTGTTTGCATTCAACAAAGTATTCGTCGATGCGAGTTTGAATAAAACTggcgcgaaatttcaactttccattaTGGCGCCAATTTGGGATGTtcgaattgaacaaaaaataatcttAGACGGATTACCCGGCAGTGCTCATGAAAGAACAAAAGCACTTGATGGCTTGTATCCGAGTAATAATGGAACAGATGGTAAACCTGGATTACCTGGAAATTCTGCGGCAAGTTTTTTGGgtattggtgaaattttcataaatgctGAGCAACTGACGATTTCGGCTAACGGAGGAGATGGTGGCCCAGGGCAAGAAGGAGGTGATGGCGGAAATGGCGAGGATGGAATTACACACAGTCTCGAATTGAATTTAATACGTAAACTTAAAGAGGGAAAAGGTACACGAGAAACATTGCAAATCAACGAATACAGAGTGTATCCCCAAAAGAATTGTACTCATGGTGGTAATGGCGGAGCTGGGGGTGAAGGTGGATTTGGTGGACAACCAGGTGTCTTCTTCATGCCGCTCATCAGAAATGAAGCCATTCCTAATATTATTATATCGAATAAAAGTGGAAACGTAGGACCTGGTGGTGCAGGAGGACGAGCAGGAAATGCAGGAAAGCCAGCAAATATCACCGATGTGCTATTTTCCACGGAAACTAAATGCGTTGTCGGCGATTGTTTTTCAGTGGCTTACTATACCGTGGAAAATAGTACTAATTTTATGCCGTGTGTTAAAGGTATTCCTGGAATTAATGGTTCTATAGAACCAAATACCAGCAACTCAGAAACTGTATCTTTTTCAGCGTTCATTTCGACGATAAACGATTATAAAAAGTATTTGAGAGAAGATATGATAAATTACCAAATACCTGTAAATGAAAAACGTATAGAACATTTTCACGATTTACTAGAAAATAATACTCACGAGTATTATAATATGTCGACGTTGGTTAACGAGTTGTACAATTTAGAGAGTCAGTGTATTCGGTTACGTAATGAAATATTCGTTGTTAACGAATTACACGATTCGGATCAGTTTTAA